The bacterium genome includes a window with the following:
- a CDS encoding M23 family metallopeptidase: MFKREKKGVSKRQKKYSIVIIPDDGSKIRKYAFSQRGVNALKVVFVCIILGILGLVLEYGNMIEKNLRIKELEEHNKELVERYGKLQTFEEEFAQFKERVFKLANMLGVESKTLSSSANISVNQEEDGSGLSENVSEKPVGLPFLKGTKNWVSRSFSDYHSGMDFSASLGTTVISTMDGVVKFAGWNDTLGNIVNIDNAGTGYGTVYGHLTKYSVTSGEKISKGKVIGYVGSTGRSTAPHLHYEVWLDGESKDPRLYVGE, encoded by the coding sequence ATGTTTAAGAGAGAGAAAAAGGGCGTTTCAAAGAGGCAGAAAAAGTATTCGATTGTTATAATTCCTGATGACGGGAGCAAGATAAGGAAGTATGCTTTTTCGCAGAGGGGAGTAAATGCGTTGAAAGTAGTATTTGTTTGTATTATTCTTGGTATTTTGGGGCTTGTTCTTGAGTATGGGAACATGATAGAAAAAAACTTAAGAATAAAGGAGCTTGAGGAGCATAATAAGGAGCTTGTCGAAAGGTATGGTAAGCTTCAGACTTTTGAAGAGGAATTTGCCCAATTCAAGGAGCGTGTTTTTAAGTTGGCAAATATGTTGGGAGTAGAGTCAAAAACATTGAGTTCGTCTGCAAATATTTCCGTGAATCAGGAGGAAGATGGGAGTGGATTATCCGAAAATGTTTCTGAAAAACCTGTAGGGTTGCCGTTTTTGAAAGGAACAAAAAATTGGGTAAGCCGTTCTTTTTCGGATTATCATTCGGGGATGGATTTTTCCGCTTCTCTTGGGACGACGGTAATTAGTACTATGGATGGGGTAGTAAAATTTGCGGGATGGAATGATACTCTTGGAAATATAGTCAATATTGACAATGCGGGAACAGGATATGGAACGGTTTACGGACATTTAACGAAATACAGTGTAACTAGCGGAGAAAAGATTTCCAAAGGGAAGGTGATTGGGTATGTAGGTTCGACGGGGAGGAGTACGGCACCGCATCTTCATTATGAGGTCTGGTTGGACGGGGAGTCAAAGGATCCGAGGCTGTATGTGGGGGAGTGA
- the gatD gene encoding Glu-tRNA(Gln) amidotransferase subunit GatD: protein MADDYKGYRGKAKGTLIEHKVRVWSDVVIDSTRGEFIGIILPRSETADDKHIVVKLRTGYNVGLAVDTIKHIKEMSYKEAIYKIPEKEFPYDPKKPNVKLLGTGGTIASRLDYRTGAVIPAFSPGELYGSVPELADICNLNTEKLYGVFSENMGPDQWRGTAEAIGKEIKKGIDGIVIGHGTDTMHHTAAILSFMVQNSPVPIVMVGSQRSSDRPSSDAALNLMHATKTAAESDIAEVMVCMFGPTSDEYGLLHRGTRVRKMHSSYRSTFRTIGDIPLALVDNDKITPLKTDYNHRRKDRKVTINTAFEEKVSIVYYYPNMKPDIIESLIDHDYKGIIIAGTGLGHVNKPLYEPIKRACKKGIAVYMTVQTLWGYVQMYVYDTGRDLMDMGIVPAANMLPEVAYMKLGWVLGQTKDLKKVKELMLTSIAGEITTREPYDGYLIYQGGLPEITEFLKKHNR from the coding sequence ATGGCAGACGATTATAAAGGTTATCGGGGAAAAGCTAAAGGCACCCTCATCGAACATAAAGTCCGTGTCTGGAGCGATGTCGTAATAGATTCTACACGCGGAGAATTCATCGGGATTATCCTCCCGAGGTCCGAAACCGCCGATGACAAACATATCGTTGTAAAACTTCGTACCGGTTACAATGTCGGTCTTGCCGTTGATACCATAAAACACATCAAAGAAATGTCCTACAAAGAAGCCATTTACAAAATTCCCGAAAAAGAATTTCCTTATGACCCTAAAAAACCTAACGTAAAACTTCTCGGAACGGGCGGAACTATCGCAAGCAGACTTGATTACAGGACAGGAGCCGTTATACCTGCTTTCTCGCCCGGCGAACTTTATGGCTCCGTCCCGGAACTCGCTGATATTTGCAACCTCAACACGGAAAAACTCTACGGCGTATTTAGTGAAAATATGGGGCCTGACCAATGGAGAGGCACGGCCGAAGCCATCGGAAAAGAAATCAAAAAAGGCATTGACGGTATCGTTATCGGTCACGGAACCGATACTATGCACCATACAGCAGCTATTCTTTCTTTTATGGTACAAAATTCCCCCGTCCCTATAGTAATGGTTGGTTCTCAGCGCTCCTCCGACAGACCTTCTTCAGATGCTGCGCTCAATCTGATGCACGCGACAAAAACTGCCGCCGAATCCGATATCGCAGAAGTAATGGTTTGTATGTTCGGTCCCACAAGCGACGAATATGGCTTACTTCACCGCGGGACAAGAGTCAGAAAAATGCACTCCTCCTACAGGTCAACTTTCAGGACTATTGGCGATATTCCTCTTGCGCTCGTTGATAACGACAAAATCACTCCGTTAAAAACCGATTACAATCACAGACGAAAAGATAGAAAAGTAACCATCAATACTGCTTTTGAAGAAAAAGTTTCTATAGTATATTATTATCCAAATATGAAACCCGATATCATTGAATCGCTTATTGACCACGATTACAAAGGCATAATCATTGCCGGAACCGGACTTGGCCACGTCAACAAACCGCTTTATGAACCCATAAAAAGAGCCTGCAAAAAAGGTATCGCCGTATATATGACCGTTCAAACGCTGTGGGGATACGTTCAGATGTACGTTTATGATACCGGAAGAGATTTAATGGATATGGGAATTGTTCCCGCCGCAAATATGCTCCCTGAAGTAGCTTATATGAAACTCGGGTGGGTGCTTGGACAGACAAAAGACCTGAAAAAAGTAAAAGAACTAATGCTTACTTCAATAGCAGGCGAAATAACAACCAGAGAGCCGTATGACGGGTATCTAATCTACCAGGGCGGTCTCCCCGAAATCACCGAATTCCTAAAGAAACACAACAGATAA
- a CDS encoding aminotransferase class V-fold PLP-dependent enzyme, producing MKVYLDNAATSYPKPDCVIKAMRGYFKNIGANCGRSAYKSAQETSRLVFETRESIAKLVGVKDSSRIVFTANATEGINTAILGSVKEGDEVITTSMEHNSVMRPLRFLEKEGKIRLEVIKCSEKGELDPDDIKNKITKKTRMVVCTSASNVVGTIMPIREVGKIVKEKGVLFLVDAAQTIGNLPIDVKKDNIDMLAFSGHKGLMGPQGTGCLYIGEGGNPVPLRFGGTGSKSECEFIPEFLPDKYESGTPNTIGIIGLGAGVDFVLKKGVESIKERNQKLTKFLLDELKKIDNVIIYGVQDCLKQTSVISFNVKGKRPSDVGEMLDKKYGIAVRCGLHCSPIAHKTMGTFPEGTIRVSTGWFNTKEEVEYFINAIKLTN from the coding sequence ATGAAAGTTTATCTGGATAATGCTGCGACTTCTTACCCGAAACCTGATTGCGTGATAAAGGCGATGAGAGGGTATTTTAAGAATATCGGGGCTAATTGCGGACGTTCTGCTTACAAATCGGCGCAAGAAACAAGCAGGTTAGTTTTTGAGACAAGAGAAAGTATTGCGAAACTTGTAGGTGTGAAAGATTCTTCGAGAATCGTTTTTACGGCTAATGCCACGGAAGGAATAAATACTGCAATTCTCGGTAGTGTTAAAGAAGGGGACGAAGTCATTACCACAAGTATGGAACATAACTCGGTTATGCGTCCGTTGCGTTTTTTAGAAAAAGAAGGAAAGATAAGGTTAGAAGTCATTAAGTGTTCGGAAAAAGGTGAGTTAGACCCGGATGATATAAAAAATAAAATTACTAAGAAGACGAGGATGGTTGTTTGTACATCAGCGTCGAATGTAGTGGGTACGATAATGCCCATTCGCGAGGTAGGGAAGATTGTAAAGGAGAAAGGCGTGTTGTTTCTTGTGGATGCGGCGCAGACTATCGGGAATTTACCGATAGATGTGAAAAAAGACAATATTGATATGCTTGCTTTTTCCGGGCATAAGGGGCTTATGGGACCACAGGGGACGGGGTGTTTATACATAGGAGAAGGGGGAAATCCTGTACCGTTAAGGTTTGGAGGCACCGGGAGCAAATCCGAATGTGAATTTATTCCGGAGTTTTTGCCTGATAAATATGAGAGTGGGACACCTAATACTATCGGGATAATTGGGTTGGGAGCGGGAGTGGATTTTGTATTGAAAAAAGGAGTGGAGAGTATAAAGGAAAGGAATCAGAAATTAACAAAATTTTTACTTGATGAATTAAAAAAAATAGATAATGTAATTATTTACGGAGTGCAAGATTGTCTGAAACAAACTTCGGTTATTTCTTTTAATGTTAAGGGGAAGAGGCCGTCGGATGTGGGGGAGATGCTGGATAAGAAATATGGCATAGCGGTGAGGTGCGGGTTGCATTGTTCACCGATTGCGCATAAGACTATGGGGACATTTCCGGAGGGGACTATAAGGGTGAGTACGGGGTGGTTTAATACGAAGGAAGAGGTGGAGTATTTTATTAATGCGATAAAGTTAACTAATTGA
- a CDS encoding glutamine synthetase family protein produces MQLNADKLVCSIKKPRKEFTKKDIIKFIKDNNIPMLNFNYVGGDGKLKTLSFAINNESHLNELLEYGERVDGSSLFSYIDSANSDVYVVPRFKTAFLNPFAPLPTLNILCSYFDSNGKELDIAPEYIVKKAHEQLKKHTGISLNTLGELEYYVIFDKKENDWFPGIPQKNYHESSPFVKFENLRDEILYTISSIGAKVKYAHSEVGNITLNGRSFEQYEIEFLPEPLEDMADHIVIAKWIMRNISAKYGVGITFAPKLAFNHAGTGLHIHIEADKNNKNITLDNNGKLSVTAKKIIGGLLELAPSLTAFGNTNPISYMRLVPHQEAPTYICWGEKNRSALIRIPLGWALKNSMSKQVNKQDTTKPTDCPEKQTFELRSPDGSANIHLLLAGIAVAARHGLMNDASLQLTQDLYVDKNIFRSEKRNELKHLPVSCKESAKKLKEQESIYLEHNVFSQKIIDGLIKRLESFDTKDLGTTPEDIQKYIEKFINCG; encoded by the coding sequence ATGCAGTTAAATGCCGATAAATTAGTCTGTTCTATTAAAAAACCACGCAAGGAATTTACTAAAAAAGATATCATAAAATTCATAAAAGATAATAATATCCCTATGCTGAATTTTAACTACGTCGGCGGCGACGGGAAGCTAAAAACTCTTAGCTTCGCCATCAACAACGAATCCCACCTTAACGAACTATTGGAATACGGCGAAAGAGTCGACGGCTCAAGCCTTTTCTCATACATAGATTCCGCTAACAGTGACGTATATGTCGTTCCTCGCTTCAAAACGGCATTTTTGAACCCTTTTGCCCCACTCCCTACCCTGAATATCTTATGCTCATATTTTGATTCCAACGGAAAAGAACTTGATATCGCTCCCGAATATATCGTAAAAAAAGCTCACGAACAACTGAAAAAACATACCGGCATCTCCCTCAATACACTCGGCGAACTTGAATACTATGTAATATTCGATAAAAAAGAAAATGACTGGTTCCCCGGAATCCCACAGAAAAACTACCACGAAAGCTCTCCTTTCGTAAAATTCGAAAATCTTCGGGACGAAATCCTTTACACTATTTCATCTATCGGCGCCAAAGTAAAATATGCACATTCTGAAGTCGGCAACATAACACTCAATGGAAGAAGCTTTGAACAGTATGAAATCGAATTTCTCCCCGAACCTCTTGAAGATATGGCAGACCATATTGTTATTGCCAAATGGATTATGCGAAACATCTCCGCAAAATATGGAGTCGGGATTACCTTTGCCCCTAAATTAGCCTTCAATCACGCAGGCACAGGCTTACATATTCATATTGAAGCCGATAAAAATAACAAAAATATTACTCTTGATAATAACGGAAAACTAAGCGTTACCGCTAAAAAAATTATTGGTGGGTTATTGGAATTAGCCCCGAGCCTTACTGCCTTCGGAAATACAAACCCGATTTCTTATATGCGATTGGTCCCTCATCAGGAAGCTCCCACATACATTTGCTGGGGCGAAAAAAACCGTTCTGCTCTTATCAGAATTCCGCTCGGCTGGGCATTAAAAAACTCTATGAGTAAACAAGTCAACAAACAAGATACCACAAAGCCAACGGATTGCCCGGAAAAACAAACGTTTGAACTCCGCTCGCCCGACGGTTCTGCTAACATACACCTTTTACTCGCAGGCATTGCAGTCGCCGCAAGACACGGTTTAATGAATGACGCTTCATTGCAACTAACTCAAGACCTTTATGTTGATAAAAACATATTCCGCAGCGAAAAACGAAATGAACTAAAACATCTTCCCGTCTCCTGCAAAGAATCCGCTAAAAAACTAAAAGAGCAGGAAAGTATTTATCTTGAACATAATGTCTTCAGCCAGAAAATCATCGACGGATTAATTAAACGACTTGAATCTTTTGATACTAAAGATTTGGGCACTACTCCCGAAGACATTCAAAAATATATAGAAAAATTCATCAACTGCGGCTAA
- a CDS encoding NADH-quinone oxidoreductase subunit B family protein, producing MNKWALKKSIWVFHFAAASCNNCDIEILDTLTPRFDLERFGIKLVGSIKHADVMLVTGSLTLKTKDRLMRVYEQMPQPGLVVAIGGCACSGGMFADAYSVVGPFDKWVPVSAYIPGCPPKPEAMIAGIVKLLNTL from the coding sequence ATGAATAAATGGGCATTAAAGAAATCGATATGGGTATTTCATTTTGCGGCGGCATCGTGTAATAATTGTGACATAGAGATACTTGATACGTTAACTCCAAGATTTGACTTAGAAAGATTCGGCATAAAATTAGTTGGTTCCATCAAGCATGCAGACGTGATGCTTGTAACAGGCTCATTAACTTTAAAAACCAAAGACAGGCTTATGAGAGTGTATGAACAGATGCCGCAGCCGGGGTTAGTTGTGGCAATTGGCGGATGCGCGTGTTCTGGCGGTATGTTTGCGGATGCATATTCCGTAGTAGGGCCGTTCGACAAATGGGTGCCTGTTTCTGCGTATATTCCTGGTTGTCCCCCAAAGCCCGAAGCTATGATAGCAGGAATAGTAAAACTGCTGAATACGCTTTAA
- the gatE gene encoding Glu-tRNA(Gln) amidotransferase subunit GatE, with translation MIRKFGELTDKEYEKLGFKCGLEIHQQLFTKEKLFCHCPAGLYTNEYDAEILRHMRPTLSELGVYDGTALMEFKTKKNILYRLNHETACTYEFDDTPPFPLNDEALDIALEIAILLKCNLVSELHIARKQYLDGSIPTGFQRTTIVGIEGTIPYKNRKIQIRQLGLEEDACREISDKGHLRIYKTDRLGMPLIETVTYPDMKNPREAAEVAQIIRRLTRVTGKVRTGIGATRQDVNVSITGGTRIEIKGVSRIPLIPELVHNEAMRQKALLEIKAELKKRKLSEKSYKIKTLNVSNLLKNATYDPIQKALKKDLLVNAVLLPKFKNLLSYPTQPEQTFENEISDRVRVIACLNTLPNIISSETANKNLSQKEWKTISTKLSAQPTDAIIIVWGDKQDSETAIKEIEIRIKEAMEGIPSETRQALTNNTTGFERILPGPNRMYPDTDLPPISVSPQRIKKIMSDLPEFPWDREKRYRQMNLPQDTIIPLITSKYSILFDKIVKNLKIDPVLTAATIIQKFKHLKREGININNIPQPEIYKMFEAYKNKKFAKELIPLLLQKMPDTTFEKAFKNLKIKPLTIKQLQSEIKDSYAKYKKTLYKPKKKENVKLRTERFLMGKLMHKFVGAIDGKIINTELKKLLLVLLKQK, from the coding sequence ATGATAAGAAAATTTGGCGAACTAACCGATAAAGAATACGAAAAACTCGGCTTTAAATGCGGTCTCGAAATCCACCAGCAGCTATTTACTAAAGAAAAACTCTTCTGCCACTGCCCCGCAGGCCTTTATACAAACGAATACGATGCCGAAATTCTCAGACATATGCGTCCTACTCTATCGGAACTCGGCGTTTACGACGGTACCGCCCTTATGGAATTCAAAACCAAAAAAAATATTCTCTATAGACTAAACCACGAAACCGCCTGCACCTATGAATTCGATGATACTCCCCCTTTCCCCCTCAATGACGAAGCCCTTGATATTGCCCTCGAAATCGCAATCCTACTCAAATGCAATCTCGTTAGCGAACTTCATATAGCAAGAAAACAATACCTCGACGGAAGCATCCCAACAGGCTTCCAACGAACTACTATCGTCGGAATCGAAGGCACCATACCCTATAAAAATAGAAAAATTCAAATCCGCCAGCTTGGCCTCGAAGAAGACGCTTGCAGGGAAATATCCGATAAAGGGCACCTGCGAATATACAAAACAGACCGACTCGGTATGCCGCTTATTGAAACCGTTACTTACCCGGATATGAAAAATCCCCGCGAAGCCGCTGAAGTAGCTCAAATTATTAGACGCCTGACACGCGTCACAGGAAAAGTCCGCACGGGCATCGGCGCCACAAGACAGGACGTAAACGTTAGCATCACCGGCGGAACCCGTATAGAAATTAAAGGCGTTTCCAGAATTCCTCTTATCCCCGAACTCGTCCACAACGAAGCTATGCGCCAAAAAGCACTTCTCGAAATTAAAGCCGAACTCAAAAAAAGAAAATTATCCGAAAAATCTTATAAAATAAAAACTCTTAATGTCTCAAACTTGCTCAAAAATGCAACCTACGACCCCATACAAAAAGCGCTCAAAAAAGACCTTCTCGTGAATGCCGTGCTCTTGCCTAAATTCAAAAATCTCCTCTCCTACCCCACTCAACCCGAGCAGACTTTTGAAAACGAAATCTCCGACAGAGTCAGAGTTATTGCTTGTCTCAATACTCTTCCAAATATAATATCTTCCGAAACAGCAAACAAAAATTTATCTCAAAAAGAATGGAAAACAATATCTACTAAACTATCCGCCCAACCAACCGACGCCATTATAATCGTCTGGGGCGATAAACAGGATTCCGAAACGGCCATAAAGGAAATAGAAATTCGTATAAAAGAAGCGATGGAAGGTATTCCAAGCGAAACCCGTCAGGCGCTCACAAATAACACCACCGGTTTCGAAAGAATACTCCCGGGACCTAATAGAATGTATCCCGATACTGACCTTCCGCCCATATCCGTCTCCCCGCAAAGAATCAAAAAAATAATGTCCGACCTTCCCGAGTTCCCATGGGATAGAGAAAAACGATACAGACAGATGAACCTCCCTCAAGATACTATCATTCCTCTCATAACTTCGAAATACTCTATCCTTTTTGATAAAATCGTAAAAAACCTTAAAATAGACCCCGTCCTCACCGCTGCCACAATCATCCAGAAATTTAAACACCTCAAAAGAGAAGGCATAAATATAAATAATATACCTCAACCCGAAATATATAAAATGTTTGAAGCTTATAAAAATAAAAAATTCGCCAAAGAATTAATCCCCCTCCTTTTACAAAAAATGCCCGATACTACTTTTGAAAAAGCTTTTAAAAACCTGAAAATCAAACCCCTGACCATCAAACAACTTCAATCGGAAATAAAAGATTCTTATGCAAAATATAAAAAAACTTTATATAAACCAAAGAAAAAAGAAAACGTTAAACTAAGAACAGAAAGATTCTTAATGGGAAAATTAATGCATAAATTCGTAGGCGCAATTGACGGGAAAATAATAAATACCGAACTGAAAAAATTATTGCTCGTGCTTCTCAAACAAAAATAA
- a CDS encoding T9SS type A sorting domain-containing protein, with translation MLKQFILRSSKFIARHLWIHNFNNHPPSTLILIGTVFYFVRTTSLISAPATEWIQTYGGTKNDKGYCVQQTSDSGYIIIGETYSYGAGYKDAYLIKTNQIGDTLWTRTYGGIKDDCGNSVCQTNDNGYIITGYTDSYGAGNSDIYLIKTNSSGDTLWTKAYGGNYTDWGESVQQTQDGGYIISGGTYSYGAGNGNAYIIKTDPSGNVLWTRIYGMPGIDCGYSVHQTSDNGYIITGETATEYGNGLGHANILFLKLNSSGNISWNKVYSGAVNCDDYGFSIRQTNDKGYIIAGGTYSYGAGYCDAYLVKTDSIGNVLWTKVYGEPDLDFIESVNQTSDSGYVGAGGITFSGTKKDLWILKTDPLGDTIWTKIYGGTRDDWGHSTQQTIDGGYIIVGETSSYGAGGYDVYLIKLGDGAGAEEINKKTQPLSLQNQPAPFTQSTLITYFISTKAKASLVIYDISGSCVKTLVNGEKEAGSYNITLNAKGLKTGVYFLTLSTGATKTTKKLILMK, from the coding sequence ATGTTAAAACAATTTATACTGCGTTCATCAAAATTCATAGCCCGCCATCTATGGATTCATAATTTCAATAATCACCCACCGTCTACATTAATATTAATAGGAACGGTTTTCTATTTTGTAAGAACAACTTCACTAATCAGTGCCCCCGCAACAGAGTGGATACAGACTTATGGGGGAACTAAAAATGATAAGGGATATTGTGTCCAGCAAACCTCTGATAGTGGATATATAATTATAGGAGAGACTTATTCTTATGGCGCAGGTTATAAAGATGCTTATCTCATAAAGACCAACCAAATTGGCGATACTCTATGGACAAGAACTTACGGCGGAATTAAAGATGATTGTGGAAATTCGGTATGCCAGACTAATGACAATGGCTACATAATCACGGGATATACGGATTCTTACGGCGCAGGAAATAGCGATATCTATCTTATAAAAACCAATTCCTCAGGGGATACCCTATGGACAAAAGCTTACGGTGGAAATTATACTGATTGGGGCGAATCGGTTCAACAAACTCAAGATGGCGGTTACATTATTAGCGGAGGAACTTATTCTTATGGTGCAGGAAATGGTAACGCCTATATTATAAAGACAGATCCATCCGGAAATGTCCTATGGACAAGAATTTATGGTATGCCCGGAATTGATTGTGGCTATTCTGTTCACCAAACTTCTGATAATGGTTATATTATTACCGGAGAAACGGCCACCGAGTATGGAAATGGGTTAGGTCATGCAAATATCTTGTTTCTAAAATTAAACTCTTCCGGTAACATATCGTGGAATAAAGTTTATAGTGGAGCAGTAAATTGTGACGACTATGGGTTTTCCATCCGCCAAACTAATGATAAAGGATATATAATAGCCGGGGGAACTTATTCTTACGGTGCAGGTTATTGTGATGCATACCTTGTCAAAACAGATTCAATCGGAAATGTCTTATGGACAAAGGTTTATGGTGAACCGGACCTCGATTTTATTGAGTCTGTTAATCAAACCTCCGATAGCGGATATGTCGGTGCAGGAGGAATTACTTTCTCAGGTACAAAAAAAGACCTATGGATTCTGAAAACAGACCCTTTGGGAGATACTATATGGACAAAAATCTATGGCGGGACCAGAGACGATTGGGGACATTCTACACAGCAAACCATTGATGGGGGGTACATCATTGTCGGAGAAACTTCCTCTTATGGTGCAGGGGGTTATGATGTTTATCTTATAAAATTAGGCGATGGCGCAGGCGCAGAAGAAATAAATAAAAAAACACAACCTCTATCGCTTCAAAACCAACCTGCCCCCTTCACTCAATCCACACTCATTACGTATTTCATCTCTACCAAAGCAAAGGCATCACTCGTAATATACGATATCTCAGGCAGTTGCGTGAAAACACTTGTCAACGGAGAGAAAGAAGCAGGTAGTTATAATATAACCCTAAATGCAAAAGGACTAAAAACAGGAGTCTACTTCTTAACCCTTTCCACTGGGGCCACCAAAACAACAAAGAAGTTAATTTTGATGAAATAA